From Bacteroidota bacterium, one genomic window encodes:
- a CDS encoding helix-hairpin-helix domain-containing protein, which yields MKYLLAFLLSFFWFQNFCFSQNKQTEELPLSIRNDFETMAANGSNPENIQEYQEQIAEYRKHPLQLNKSSLEELEQFPFFTNQQAKAIIEHREKFGPIRAIEELQVISEFSLDEIRRLSGTVSLGNINEGMKANAKNLLLKADQSLTLRFQQSLSGNASSEEYSGPPYKLYARYKYRFENRFRFSITGEKDPGESFFNANQKKGFDFTSAYFEYQSKGMIKKIIVGDYAVQFGQGLVMWSGFGFGKSSETVLIKKNARGIIPYSSTDENSYFRGIAARVAIRKFYSELFYSKHNLDGNLQQSVSGNYITSLQTTGYHRTSGELADKHSQTEEIYGTSLTYSSRRFNTGIIGYFTRFELPFTKNTTTYSRFDFNEKENLNAGFHYNYLYRNINLFGEAGMSKSGGMALLQGVITQLSQNLGASLMVRHYERNYQALKAHGFSENSYTGNESGWYMGLNWKINRMIALSGYADIFQFPWLKYQVDLPSQGSENLVQVSWIPRKTIEMYGRYRIQQKEENEIAPDGKLHSLTNSVQQNIRWNLRMDLDETWEWSSRFEYIQTRKGVSKPMKGFALYQEIFYHPLKSKISGSVRYALFNCPDYDARIYSYENDVLYSYSIPASYGTGNRFYINLRYRVFRGMNLWFKYASTSFSKLPATADPDESNNLKSEYKMQMIFQF from the coding sequence ATGAAGTATTTACTTGCTTTCCTGCTCAGTTTTTTCTGGTTTCAAAATTTCTGTTTTTCTCAAAACAAACAAACAGAAGAATTGCCTTTATCCATTCGTAACGATTTTGAAACGATGGCAGCGAATGGAAGCAATCCTGAAAATATTCAGGAATATCAAGAGCAGATAGCGGAATACAGAAAACATCCATTGCAGCTAAACAAAAGTTCATTGGAAGAACTGGAACAATTTCCATTCTTTACAAATCAACAAGCAAAAGCGATTATTGAACATCGGGAAAAATTCGGACCGATCAGAGCAATAGAGGAATTGCAGGTGATCTCAGAATTTTCTTTAGACGAAATCCGCAGACTGTCAGGAACCGTGAGTTTGGGAAATATAAACGAGGGAATGAAAGCCAATGCGAAAAACTTATTGCTGAAAGCGGATCAGTCGCTGACATTAAGGTTTCAGCAAAGTTTATCAGGCAATGCATCTTCCGAAGAATATTCCGGTCCTCCCTATAAGTTGTATGCTCGCTATAAATACCGCTTTGAAAACAGATTTCGTTTTAGCATCACAGGAGAAAAAGATCCGGGAGAAAGTTTTTTCAATGCGAATCAGAAAAAAGGATTTGACTTTACAAGCGCTTATTTTGAATACCAGTCAAAAGGAATGATAAAAAAAATCATTGTTGGTGATTACGCTGTTCAATTTGGACAAGGGTTGGTGATGTGGTCGGGTTTTGGTTTTGGAAAAAGCTCTGAAACGGTTTTGATCAAGAAAAATGCGAGAGGCATTATCCCCTATTCTTCCACTGATGAAAACAGTTATTTCCGGGGAATTGCAGCCCGGGTCGCGATCAGGAAATTTTACTCTGAACTATTTTATTCGAAACACAATTTAGATGGAAATCTTCAACAAAGCGTTTCGGGAAACTATATCACTTCCTTGCAAACCACGGGTTATCATCGAACATCGGGAGAACTGGCAGACAAACATTCTCAAACAGAAGAAATTTACGGAACTAGTTTGACTTATTCCTCCAGGCGCTTCAACACAGGAATAATTGGATATTTTACCCGTTTTGAACTTCCTTTTACAAAAAACACAACCACTTACAGTCGTTTCGATTTTAATGAAAAGGAAAATCTGAATGCAGGATTCCATTACAATTATCTTTACCGGAATATCAACTTATTCGGCGAAGCTGGTATGAGCAAATCCGGAGGAATGGCACTGCTCCAGGGAGTGATCACACAACTCAGTCAAAACCTTGGTGCATCATTGATGGTACGTCATTACGAAAGAAATTACCAGGCATTGAAGGCGCATGGTTTCAGTGAAAACTCTTATACAGGAAATGAATCCGGTTGGTATATGGGACTGAACTGGAAAATCAATCGAATGATTGCTTTGTCGGGATATGCGGATATTTTTCAATTTCCATGGTTAAAATATCAGGTTGATCTTCCATCACAAGGTTCTGAAAACCTGGTGCAGGTTTCCTGGATTCCCAGGAAAACAATAGAGATGTACGGACGATACCGGATTCAACAAAAAGAAGAAAACGAAATTGCTCCGGATGGAAAATTGCATTCTCTGACAAACAGTGTTCAACAAAACATCCGATGGAATCTGCGGATGGATCTGGATGAAACCTGGGAATGGAGCAGCCGCTTTGAATATATCCAGACAAGAAAAGGAGTTTCAAAACCCATGAAAGGCTTTGCACTTTATCAGGAAATCTTTTACCATCCTTTGAAAAGTAAAATTTCAGGATCAGTACGTTATGCTTTGTTCAATTGTCCGGATTATGATGCCAGAATATACTCTTATGAAAATGATGTTTTATACTCCTACTCTATCCCGGCTTCCTATGGAACCGGAAACAGGTTTTATATAAACCTCAGGTATCGTGTATTTCGAGGAATGAATCTCTGGTTCAAGTATGCATCAACAAGTTTTTCAAAACTACCGGCAACAGCAGATCCGGACGAATCAAACAATCTGAAATCAGAATATAAAATGCAGATGATTTTTCAGTTTTAG
- a CDS encoding 3-phosphoshikimate 1-carboxyvinyltransferase: MPFLISGSQIQETCHIKLTSSKSISNRLMMIQALSKEPITLHNLATAEDTVLLNSLLKGDHKELDARDAGTVFRFLVAYLAIQPGIHVLKGSKRMNERPVGPLVNALNQLGANITYLGVPGFPPLQIEGKDIAGGIVSIDAGISSQFISALLMIAPLLEEGLQIRLEGEIVSRPYIQMTLDLMSRFGVQAQRKGNEIHVPHQSYQGKEMIVETDWSSASFWYLISALSPGRVFFLEGLQADTLQGDSQVADWMKSLGVETVFEKDGAKIVSQGFSSWSQTAPFHFDFKNCPDLFPPMLVACAALSAEARFSSLSNLKHKESDRLSVLLGELGKCGLKYQLNDAQDELLLPNQKLSPPDRTFHTHQDHRIAMALAPLSQIFGTVKLDDISVVQKSYPEFWNQLSSSGFSVQKIS, encoded by the coding sequence ATGCCATTTTTAATTTCCGGATCACAAATCCAGGAGACTTGCCATATAAAACTGACAAGCTCAAAAAGTATTTCCAATCGCTTGATGATGATACAGGCTTTAAGCAAAGAGCCTATTACACTTCATAATCTTGCCACAGCGGAAGATACAGTACTGCTCAATTCACTATTAAAAGGAGATCATAAAGAACTGGATGCCCGCGATGCGGGAACTGTTTTTCGGTTTCTTGTTGCCTACCTCGCCATTCAACCAGGAATTCATGTGTTGAAAGGAAGCAAAAGAATGAATGAACGCCCGGTCGGTCCGCTTGTAAATGCCTTGAATCAGCTGGGAGCGAATATCACTTATCTGGGAGTTCCCGGATTTCCTCCGCTTCAAATCGAAGGAAAAGATATTGCAGGAGGCATCGTCAGTATCGATGCGGGAATCAGTTCCCAATTTATTTCCGCTCTCTTGATGATTGCTCCCTTGCTTGAGGAAGGATTGCAGATTCGTTTGGAAGGTGAAATTGTTTCCAGGCCTTATATTCAAATGACTTTGGATCTCATGTCCCGCTTTGGAGTACAGGCACAACGAAAAGGAAATGAGATTCATGTTCCTCATCAATCGTATCAGGGAAAGGAAATGATCGTGGAAACAGATTGGAGTTCCGCTTCATTTTGGTATCTGATTTCCGCGCTCTCACCGGGCAGAGTTTTTTTTCTTGAAGGATTGCAGGCTGATACGTTGCAGGGAGATTCACAGGTTGCAGATTGGATGAAATCACTCGGAGTTGAGACTGTTTTTGAAAAAGATGGAGCCAAAATTGTTTCTCAGGGTTTTTCTTCCTGGTCGCAGACCGCTCCTTTTCATTTTGATTTTAAAAATTGTCCGGATTTGTTCCCTCCGATGCTTGTAGCTTGTGCCGCTCTTAGTGCTGAAGCAAGATTTTCTTCTTTGTCAAATCTGAAGCATAAAGAGTCTGATCGCTTGTCGGTTTTACTTGGAGAACTCGGGAAATGCGGATTGAAATATCAGCTCAATGATGCTCAGGATGAATTGTTGCTTCCCAATCAGAAACTGAGTCCGCCTGACAGAACTTTTCACACACACCAGGATCATCGCATTGCCATGGCATTGGCACCACTATCGCAAATTTTCGGTACAGTGAAATTGGACGATATCTCGGTCGTGCAAAAATCATATCCTGAGTTTTGGAACCAACTGAGTTCTTCCGGTTTTAGTGTACAAAAGATCAGCTAA